In Trifolium pratense cultivar HEN17-A07 linkage group LG7, ARS_RC_1.1, whole genome shotgun sequence, a genomic segment contains:
- the LOC123896711 gene encoding sugar transport protein 13-like: MSLIESNPNISNSKKKCIVVTGGVTAMPPFLKKFFPAVYRKTVLEKGLDSNYCKYDNQGLQLFTSSLYLAGLTATFFASYTTRVLGRRLTMLIAGFFFIAGVIFNAAAQNLAMLIVGRILLGCGVGFANQAVPVFLSEIAPSRIRGALNILFQLNVTIGILFANLVNYGTNKIKGGWGWRLSLGLAGIPALLLTLGAILVVDTPNSLIERGRMDEGKAVLKKIRGTENVEPEFLELVEASRIAKEVKRPFRNLLKRKNRPQLVISVALQIFQQFTGINAIMFYAPVLFNTLGFKNDASLYSAVITGAVNVLSTIVSIYSVDKVGRRVLLLEAGVQMFLSQVVIAIILGFKVTDHSDNLSKGYAIFVVIMVCTYVSAFAWSIGPLGWLIPSETFPLETRSAGQSVTVCVNLLFTFVIAQAFLSMLCHFKFGIFLFFSGWVLMMSIFVFFLVPETKNIPIEEMTERVWKQHWFWKRFIEDDHDNEKIENADNPERKNNNGCRYCWKCLSSIN, from the exons agtaaaaaaaagtgtattGTGGTGACAGGTGGTGTGACAGCTATGCCACCATTCTTGAAGAAGTTCTTCCCAGCAGTATATAGAAAGACGGTGTTAGAGAAAGGATTAGACAGTAATTACTGCAAATATGACAATCAAGGATTGCAGTTATTTACGTCTTCCTTATATCTAGCCGGTTTAACTGCCACTTTCTTTGCATCCTATACCACTCGAGTTTTGGGGAGAAGACTCACGATGTTGATTGCTGGCTTTTTCTTCATTGCTGGAGTTATCTTTAATGCTGCTGCTCAAAATCTTGCCATGCTCATTGTTGGAAGAATCTTACTTGGTTGTGGTGTTGGCTTTGCTAATCAG GCTGTGCCGGTGTTTCTTTCCGAAATCGCTCCTTCAAGAATACGTGGAGCTTTGAATATACTTTTCCAACTTAATGTCACTATTGGCATTTTGTTTGCTAACCTTGTCAATTATGGAACCAACAA AATCAAAGGTGGATGGGGTTGGAGGCTATCTCTAGGGTTGGCTGGCATCCCAGCACTTCTACTAACACTTGGTGCCATCTTAGTTGTGGACACTCCTAATAGTCTCATAGAACGTGGTCGAATGGATGAAGGAAAAGCCGTACTCAAAAAGATTCGTGGCACTGAAAATGTTGAACCAGAGTTCTTGGAGCTTGTTGAGGCAAGTCGTATAGCTAAAGAGGTTAAGCGCCCTTTTAGAAACCTTCTCAAACGCAAAAACCGTCCCCAACTTGTGATTTCGGTCGCATTGCAA ATATTCCAACAATTCACAGGCATCAATGCGATCATGTTTTATGCGCCAGTGTTATTCAACACATTGGGATTCAAGAACGATGCTTCGCTCTATTCCGCTGTGATAACAGGAGCTGTGAATGTCCTCTCCACAATTGTATCTATCTACTCGGTGGACAAAGTTGGTCGTCGTGTGTTGTTATTGGAAGCCGGTGTACAAATGTTCTTGTCTCAAGTTGTAATAGCTATCATTTTGGGGTTCAAGGTCACGGATCATTCAGATAATCTTTCAAAAGGTTACGCAATTTTCGTAGTTATCATGGTTTGCACTTACGTGTCTGCTTTTGCTTGGTCTATAGGTCCTCTTGGATGGCTTATTCCAAGTGAGACATTTCCATTGGAGACTCGGTCGGCCGGACAAAGTGTCACCGTTTGTGTCAATTTGCTCTTCACCTTTGTCATTGCACAAGCTTTTCTATCCATGTTATGTCATTTCAAGTTTGGCATCTTTTTGTTCTTCTCTGGTTGGGTTTTGATGATGTCAatctttgtgtttttcttggtgCCCGAGACAAAGAACATACCAATTGAAGAGATGACTGAGAGAGTATGGAAGCAACATTGGTTTTGGAAGAGGTTTATTGAAGATGATCATGACAatgagaaaatagaaaatgcTGATAATcctgagagaaaaaataataatggatgCAGATATTGTT